A region from the Actinoplanes sp. OR16 genome encodes:
- the msrB gene encoding peptide-methionine (R)-S-oxide reductase MsrB, which produces MATDETTLPTTEDEWRIRLSPAEFRVLREAGTEAPWTGEYVDTKTEGIYNCRACGAQLYPSDTKFDSHCGWPSFDDAIPGAVKEIEDRSHGMVRVEIRCANCDSHLGHVFRGEHFTPKNTRHCVNSLSIRLEPRTP; this is translated from the coding sequence ATGGCAACCGATGAGACCACGCTGCCGACCACCGAGGACGAGTGGCGGATCCGCCTGTCCCCGGCCGAGTTCCGGGTGCTGCGTGAGGCCGGCACCGAGGCACCGTGGACCGGCGAGTACGTGGACACGAAGACCGAGGGCATCTACAACTGCCGGGCCTGCGGCGCCCAGCTCTACCCGAGCGACACGAAATTCGACAGCCACTGCGGCTGGCCCTCGTTCGACGACGCCATCCCGGGCGCGGTCAAGGAGATCGAGGACCGCAGCCACGGGATGGTCCGTGTCGAGATCAGGTGCGCGAACTGCGACTCGCACCTGGGCCACGTGTTCCGGGGCGAGCACTTCACCCCGAAGAACACGCGGCACTGTGTGAACAGCCTGTCGATCAGGCTCGAACCTCGTACACCGTGA
- the hemQ gene encoding hydrogen peroxide-dependent heme synthase — translation MSEQTNAARIKELNATIRYTMWSVFRAATPLPALREDLASEVDALFGQLAEKDVTIRGTYDVSGLRADADVMIWWHAATPDALQDAYGLFRRTAFGRHLEPVWSQMALHRPAEFNRSHLPAFLAGEEARPYICVYPFVRSYEWYLLPDEERRQLLAEHGKMARPYPDVRANTVASFALGDYEWMLAFEADEMHRIVDLMRDLRASGARRHVREEVPFFTGRRRSVTELVANLP, via the coding sequence ATGAGCGAGCAGACCAACGCGGCGCGGATCAAGGAGCTGAACGCGACGATCCGGTACACCATGTGGTCGGTGTTCCGGGCCGCGACGCCGCTCCCGGCGCTCCGCGAGGATCTGGCGAGCGAGGTGGACGCGCTCTTCGGGCAGCTCGCGGAGAAGGACGTCACGATCCGCGGCACCTACGACGTGTCCGGCCTGCGCGCCGACGCCGACGTGATGATCTGGTGGCACGCGGCCACGCCGGACGCGTTGCAGGACGCCTACGGGCTGTTCCGCCGGACCGCGTTCGGCCGGCACCTGGAGCCGGTCTGGTCGCAGATGGCGCTGCACCGCCCGGCCGAGTTCAACCGCAGCCACCTGCCGGCGTTCCTGGCCGGCGAGGAGGCCCGGCCATACATCTGCGTCTACCCGTTCGTCCGCTCCTACGAGTGGTACCTGCTGCCCGACGAGGAGCGCCGCCAGCTGCTGGCCGAGCACGGGAAGATGGCCCGGCCGTACCCGGACGTGCGCGCCAACACGGTCGCCTCGTTCGCGCTCGGCGACTACGAGTGGATGCTCGCGTTCGAGGCCGACGAGATGCACCGCATCGTCGACCTCATGCGTGACCTGCGGGCTTCGGGCGCGCGGCGGCACGTCCGTGAAGAGGTCCCGTTCTTCACCGGCCGCCGCCGTTCGGTCACCGAGCTGGTTGCCAATCTCCCCTGA
- the wrbA gene encoding NAD(P)H:quinone oxidoreductase, translating to MADVKLAIIYYSSTGTIHRMAERLREAGEKAGAEVRLRQVPELAPEEAIASNAAWSQHFDRTKNEPKAAADDVVWADAVLFGTPTRYGNVASQLKQFIDTLGPQWAQGLLANKAYAGFTASMTEHGGQESTLLALYNTIYHFGGVVVAPGYTDPLKFADGNPYGVSHVTGGSNDAPLTDVQFAALDHLATRIVTIAGKLRA from the coding sequence GTGGCAGACGTCAAACTGGCGATCATCTACTACTCGTCCACCGGAACCATCCATCGCATGGCGGAGCGGTTGCGGGAGGCGGGGGAGAAGGCGGGCGCCGAGGTACGTCTCCGCCAGGTCCCCGAGCTGGCCCCGGAGGAGGCGATCGCGTCGAACGCGGCCTGGAGCCAGCACTTCGACAGGACGAAGAACGAGCCGAAGGCGGCCGCCGATGACGTGGTCTGGGCCGACGCCGTGCTGTTCGGCACGCCGACCCGGTACGGCAACGTGGCGAGCCAGCTCAAACAGTTCATCGACACGCTCGGCCCGCAGTGGGCGCAGGGGCTGCTCGCGAACAAGGCGTACGCCGGGTTCACCGCCTCGATGACCGAGCACGGCGGCCAGGAGTCGACGCTGCTGGCGCTCTACAACACGATCTACCACTTCGGTGGCGTCGTGGTGGCACCCGGGTACACCGATCCGCTGAAGTTCGCCGACGGCAACCCCTACGGCGTCTCGCACGTGACCGGTGGCAGTAACGACGCCCCGCTCACTGACGTGCAGTTCGCGGCCCTGGATCACCTGGCCACGCGGATCGTGACCATCGCCGGGAAGCTCCGCGCCTGA
- a CDS encoding dihydrofolate reductase, with protein sequence MIWAQARNGVIGAGGDIPWRVPGEQRLFKERTMGSTVVMGRATWDSLPERVRPLPGRRNVVLTRSPGWSAPGAVIAHSPDEIAEDDFWVMGGGEIYAAFLPRAAHLVRTTIDFDAEGDTFAPEIGTGWVVASSTGWITSGTAPRYRIDDLVRLDSQEGDIFH encoded by the coding sequence ATGATCTGGGCACAGGCCAGGAACGGGGTGATCGGCGCGGGCGGCGACATCCCCTGGCGGGTGCCGGGGGAGCAGCGCCTCTTCAAGGAGCGGACGATGGGCTCCACCGTGGTGATGGGCCGGGCCACCTGGGACTCGCTGCCCGAACGGGTCCGCCCGCTGCCCGGCCGCCGCAACGTGGTGCTGACCCGCTCGCCCGGCTGGTCCGCACCCGGAGCGGTGATCGCCCACTCCCCGGACGAGATCGCCGAGGACGACTTCTGGGTGATGGGCGGGGGTGAGATCTACGCTGCGTTTCTTCCGAGAGCGGCGCATCTGGTGCGCACGACAATAGACTTCGATGCGGAGGGTGACACCTTCGCTCCCGAGATCGGGACCGGCTGGGTCGTCGCGTCGTCCACCGGATGGATCACCTCCGGGACGGCTCCCCGTTACCGGATAGACGACCTGGTGCGACTTGACTCACAGGAGGGGGACATCTTCCATTAG
- the ligD gene encoding non-homologous end-joining DNA ligase, translating into MPKAAAEEHDIAGHTVRLSSPDKVMFPSRGFTKRDVFEYYLAAGDGILRALRNRPTTLQRFPDGLDGETFFQKRIPTRGVPDWIQTAKIKFPSMRTADELCPADLAHVAWAAQMGTVVFHPWPVRGAAPDNPDELRIDLDPQPGLGFGDVVATAGVVREVLADLGWTGFPKTSGGRGVHVYVRIAPRWSFVEVRRAAIALAREVERRNPEKITTAWWKEERGDRVFIDFNQTARDRTIACAYSLRANARATVSTPVTWDELTSVEPDDFDLRTVPARLAAIGDPHAAIDDVEHDLTPLLEWSERDEKAGLGDMPYPPDHPKMPGEPPRVQPSKINKANWS; encoded by the coding sequence ATGCCGAAAGCCGCCGCGGAAGAGCACGACATCGCCGGCCACACCGTGCGACTCTCCAGCCCGGACAAGGTGATGTTCCCGAGCCGGGGCTTCACGAAGCGGGACGTCTTCGAGTACTACCTGGCAGCCGGCGACGGCATCCTCCGAGCCCTGCGCAACCGGCCGACCACCCTGCAGCGCTTCCCCGACGGCCTGGACGGCGAGACCTTCTTCCAGAAGCGGATACCCACCCGTGGCGTGCCCGACTGGATCCAGACCGCGAAGATCAAATTCCCGAGCATGCGTACGGCGGACGAGCTGTGCCCCGCCGACCTCGCTCACGTCGCCTGGGCGGCCCAGATGGGGACCGTCGTGTTCCACCCGTGGCCGGTCCGCGGCGCCGCCCCGGACAACCCCGACGAACTCCGCATCGACCTGGACCCGCAGCCCGGCCTCGGCTTCGGCGACGTGGTGGCGACCGCCGGCGTGGTCCGCGAGGTGCTCGCCGACCTGGGCTGGACCGGGTTCCCGAAGACCTCCGGCGGCCGGGGCGTGCACGTCTACGTCCGGATCGCGCCGCGCTGGTCCTTCGTGGAGGTGCGGCGGGCCGCGATCGCGCTGGCCCGGGAGGTGGAGCGGCGCAACCCGGAGAAGATCACCACGGCCTGGTGGAAGGAGGAGCGCGGCGACCGGGTCTTCATCGACTTCAACCAGACGGCCCGGGACCGGACCATCGCCTGTGCCTACTCGCTGCGTGCCAACGCCCGGGCCACCGTCTCCACGCCGGTCACCTGGGACGAGCTCACCAGTGTCGAGCCGGACGACTTCGACCTGCGGACGGTGCCCGCCCGGCTGGCGGCCATCGGTGACCCGCACGCCGCGATCGACGACGTCGAGCACGACCTCACGCCGCTGCTGGAGTGGTCGGAGCGGGACGAGAAGGCGGGGCTCGGGGACATGCCGTACCCGCCGGACCACCCGAAGATGCCCGGTGAGCCGCCGCGCGTGCAGCCCAGCAAAATCAACAAGGCGAACTGGTCATAG
- a CDS encoding alpha/beta hydrolase, producing the protein MLLALSGCTLPSFAPNGADEPAGPGQAVGGSAAPSGTIAWKPCPEVPRELVGRAATGMSYDCGTVRVPRDWSVPSAGESYDIALIRIRSAKQRDRIGSLLLNPGGPGASGIELAAYFSFGPTFGGLPTEITDRFDVIGFDPRGIGRSNPVKCLSDADQDVFFGSDQDPVSQAAFDELAAVNKRMADDCAEKYGDQLRTFSTEQAARDMDALREALGDEKLSYLGFSYGTLLGATYAQLFPDKIRALVLDGAIDPTEDYVQSSEAQAMGFERAFANFTAWCTKTPAKCPIAPDARGAVTDALAKSKASPVRGPDGRDATAGWILYAVISSLYTESGWASLAEAVDDLQRGDATAIFELADQYTERQPDGTYTNMFDANIVVNCTDTDDAPTVPQVRKLQSEWREKYPMFGAPIAVGMLPCANWSGERDPYPAGEAKGAPPIVVVGTTGDPATPYENTADLAAMLGEDVGHVLTWEGEGHTAYPSTDCIVDAVDGYLIDLTVPQEGLRCPAR; encoded by the coding sequence ATGCTCCTGGCCCTGTCCGGGTGCACCCTGCCGTCGTTCGCGCCGAACGGCGCCGACGAGCCGGCCGGCCCGGGCCAGGCGGTGGGCGGCAGCGCGGCCCCGAGCGGCACGATCGCCTGGAAGCCCTGCCCGGAGGTGCCGCGCGAGCTGGTCGGCCGGGCCGCGACCGGCATGTCCTACGACTGCGGCACGGTCCGGGTGCCTCGCGACTGGAGTGTCCCGAGCGCCGGCGAGTCCTATGACATCGCGCTGATCCGCATCCGATCTGCCAAGCAGCGTGACCGGATCGGATCACTGCTGCTGAACCCCGGCGGCCCCGGCGCCTCGGGCATCGAGCTGGCCGCCTACTTCTCCTTCGGCCCGACGTTCGGCGGTCTGCCCACCGAGATCACCGACCGGTTCGACGTGATCGGCTTCGACCCGCGGGGCATCGGCCGGTCCAATCCGGTGAAGTGCCTCTCCGACGCCGACCAGGACGTCTTCTTCGGCTCCGATCAAGACCCGGTGAGCCAGGCCGCCTTCGACGAGCTCGCCGCGGTGAACAAGCGGATGGCCGACGACTGCGCCGAGAAATATGGGGATCAGCTGCGCACCTTCTCCACCGAGCAGGCCGCCCGTGACATGGACGCGCTGCGTGAGGCGCTCGGCGACGAGAAGCTCAGCTACCTGGGCTTCTCCTACGGCACCCTGCTCGGCGCCACCTACGCCCAGCTCTTCCCGGACAAGATCCGCGCGCTCGTGCTCGACGGCGCGATCGACCCGACCGAGGACTATGTGCAGAGTTCCGAGGCGCAGGCCATGGGATTCGAGCGGGCTTTCGCGAACTTCACCGCCTGGTGCACGAAGACGCCGGCCAAGTGCCCCATCGCGCCCGACGCGCGAGGCGCGGTCACCGATGCCTTGGCCAAATCAAAGGCCTCCCCTGTACGAGGACCGGACGGTCGCGACGCCACGGCGGGCTGGATCCTCTACGCCGTCATCTCGTCGCTCTACACCGAGTCCGGCTGGGCCAGCCTGGCCGAGGCCGTCGACGACCTGCAGCGTGGCGACGCCACGGCGATCTTCGAGCTGGCCGATCAGTACACCGAACGCCAGCCGGACGGCACGTACACGAACATGTTCGACGCGAACATCGTGGTGAACTGCACCGACACCGATGACGCGCCGACCGTGCCGCAGGTGCGCAAGCTCCAGAGCGAGTGGCGCGAGAAGTACCCGATGTTCGGCGCGCCGATCGCGGTCGGCATGCTCCCGTGCGCGAACTGGTCCGGCGAGCGCGACCCGTACCCGGCCGGCGAGGCGAAGGGCGCGCCCCCGATCGTGGTGGTCGGCACCACCGGCGACCCGGCCACGCCGTACGAGAACACCGCCGACCTGGCGGCCATGCTGGGCGAGGACGTCGGTCACGTGCTGACCTGGGAGGGCGAGGGGCACACCGCCTATCCGTCGACGGACTGCATCGTCGACGCGGTGGACGGCTATCTCATCGATCTGACGGTGCCTCAGGAAGGACTGCGCTGTCCGGCACGCTGA
- a CDS encoding thymidylate synthase, protein MHLADSAVDTQYEDLLRRVLRSGTPKSDRTGTGTRSLFGERLRYDLSRGFPLITTKRVHFKSLAVELLWFLRGDTNVAYLHEHGVTIWDEWADESGELGPVYGHQWRSWPTPRGEVDQISEILDTLRTNPDSRRMLVSAWNVGELPDMALAPCHALFQFYVADGKLSCQLYQRSADLFLGVPFNIASYALLTRMVADQAGLAAGDFIWVGGDCHIYDNHVEQVTEQLGREAYEFPRLEIAERPSLFDYRYEDFTVVDYRHHPAIKAPVAV, encoded by the coding sequence ATGCACCTCGCGGATTCAGCCGTCGACACCCAGTACGAAGATCTACTCCGGCGGGTCCTCCGGTCCGGTACGCCGAAGAGCGACCGGACCGGGACCGGCACCCGCAGCCTCTTCGGTGAGCGCCTGCGCTATGACCTGTCCCGTGGCTTCCCGCTGATCACCACGAAGCGGGTGCACTTCAAGTCGCTCGCGGTGGAGCTGCTCTGGTTCCTCCGCGGTGACACCAACGTCGCATACCTGCACGAGCACGGTGTGACGATCTGGGACGAGTGGGCGGACGAGTCCGGTGAGCTGGGCCCGGTCTACGGGCACCAGTGGCGGTCCTGGCCGACGCCGCGGGGCGAGGTGGACCAGATCTCCGAGATCCTCGACACGCTCCGGACGAATCCGGATTCGCGCCGGATGCTGGTCTCCGCGTGGAACGTCGGTGAGCTGCCGGACATGGCGCTGGCGCCCTGCCACGCGCTGTTCCAGTTCTACGTGGCCGACGGGAAGCTCTCCTGCCAGCTCTACCAGCGCAGCGCCGACCTCTTCCTGGGTGTGCCGTTCAACATCGCCAGTTACGCGCTGCTCACCCGGATGGTCGCGGACCAGGCCGGTCTCGCCGCCGGTGACTTCATCTGGGTGGGTGGCGACTGCCACATCTACGACAACCATGTGGAGCAGGTGACCGAGCAGCTGGGCCGGGAGGCGTACGAGTTCCCGCGCCTGGAGATCGCCGAGCGGCCGAGCCTCTTCGACTACCGGTACGAGGACTTCACCGTGGTGGACTACCGGCACCACCCCGCGATCAAGGCGCCGGTTGCCGTATGA
- a CDS encoding isoamylase early set domain-containing protein, whose translation MIKRSKLFGNKTRVTFSLPADEPAGTVSVVGDFNGWEPGRHELQPRRNGTRTVSVPLDPGHYKFRYLATDGVWLDDDQADAVGPNGSEIRL comes from the coding sequence ATGATCAAACGCAGTAAGTTGTTCGGCAACAAGACCCGTGTCACGTTCAGCCTGCCGGCGGACGAGCCGGCCGGCACGGTCAGCGTCGTCGGCGACTTCAACGGCTGGGAGCCGGGCCGCCACGAGCTCCAGCCGCGCCGCAACGGCACGCGGACCGTCAGCGTGCCGCTCGACCCGGGCCATTACAAGTTCCGCTACCTGGCGACCGACGGCGTCTGGCTGGACGACGATCAGGCCGACGCGGTCGGCCCGAACGGCAGTGAAATCCGCCTATAA
- a CDS encoding glycosyltransferase family 2 protein: MSRDFVLDELTLSVVTPMYNEREAVDHFVARLRPVLDGLGVTYEVVAVDDGSRDETVARLLELRQDWPALRVIKLRRNVGHQSALAAGLKSARGAYVVSIDADLQDPPETIGDMLEKARSENLDVVYGVRSDRSTDTSFKRNTAGVYYWLMRKLVGPHLSDQAGDFRLMSRVVVDTLNDLQEQQPVYRLVVPSLGFASGEVAYVRAERVAGETKYPLHKMIKLSVDSVTSFSAAPLRVATWLGLVTFMVCLGLVVSGIAAWGFGVTVPGWTSLYIAVLLLGAVQLICLGLLGEYVGRIYAATQNRPRFLVAFDTDEQEPMSTKPEIVSLETAAVPTQLATHR, from the coding sequence ATGTCACGTGACTTCGTGCTCGACGAATTGACCCTCTCGGTCGTGACGCCGATGTACAACGAGCGCGAGGCGGTCGATCACTTCGTGGCGCGCCTGCGTCCGGTTCTGGACGGCCTGGGTGTGACGTACGAAGTGGTCGCGGTCGACGACGGAAGCCGGGACGAGACGGTGGCCCGCCTGCTCGAGCTGCGCCAGGACTGGCCGGCGCTGCGCGTGATCAAGCTGCGCCGCAACGTGGGCCACCAGTCGGCCCTCGCCGCCGGCCTGAAGTCCGCCCGCGGCGCCTACGTGGTGAGCATCGACGCCGACCTGCAGGACCCGCCGGAGACGATCGGCGACATGCTGGAGAAGGCCCGCTCGGAGAACCTGGACGTGGTGTACGGCGTCCGCAGCGACCGCAGCACCGACACGTCGTTCAAGCGCAACACCGCCGGCGTCTACTACTGGCTCATGCGCAAGCTGGTCGGCCCGCACCTCAGCGACCAGGCCGGCGACTTCCGGCTGATGAGCCGTGTGGTGGTGGACACCCTGAACGACCTGCAGGAGCAGCAGCCGGTCTACCGCCTGGTGGTGCCGTCGCTCGGCTTCGCCAGCGGCGAGGTGGCGTACGTCCGCGCCGAGCGTGTCGCCGGTGAGACGAAATATCCCCTGCACAAGATGATCAAGCTGAGTGTGGACAGCGTCACCAGCTTCTCGGCCGCCCCGCTGCGGGTGGCGACCTGGCTGGGCCTGGTCACCTTCATGGTGTGTCTCGGTCTGGTGGTCAGCGGCATAGCGGCCTGGGGCTTCGGTGTTACCGTGCCGGGCTGGACCTCCCTCTACATCGCCGTGCTGCTGCTCGGCGCGGTGCAGCTCATCTGCCTGGGCCTGCTCGGCGAGTACGTGGGACGAATCTATGCCGCGACCCAGAACCGCCCACGGTTCCTGGTCGCGTTCGACACGGATGAGCAGGAGCCGATGAGCACGAAGCCGGAGATCGTCTCGCTGGAGACGGCGGCTGTTCCAACCCAGCTGGCCACCCATCGGTGA
- a CDS encoding potassium channel family protein: MHLLLTLPRWAYRGVVWLANSPKTLLIAYSLLIIICGSLYNVFEADTSFGDSIWWAVVTASTVGYGDISPASWQARIMAGLLISIMVLLVIPLITAHFASKLIVDTDAFRHEEQEELKANLRHVRRLLDEMAARQGVSVPDSAVLPEAPSDR; this comes from the coding sequence ATGCATCTGCTGCTCACGCTGCCGCGATGGGCTTACCGCGGCGTGGTCTGGCTGGCCAACTCACCCAAGACGCTGCTGATCGCTTACTCGCTGCTGATCATCATCTGCGGATCGCTCTACAACGTCTTCGAGGCGGACACGTCGTTCGGCGACTCGATCTGGTGGGCCGTGGTCACCGCGTCCACCGTCGGGTACGGCGACATCTCCCCGGCGAGCTGGCAGGCCCGCATCATGGCCGGCCTGCTCATCTCGATCATGGTGCTTCTGGTGATCCCGCTGATCACGGCGCACTTCGCCAGCAAGCTGATCGTGGACACCGACGCGTTCCGGCACGAGGAGCAGGAGGAGCTCAAGGCGAACCTGCGCCACGTCCGCAGGCTGCTCGACGAGATGGCCGCGCGTCAGGGCGTCAGCGTGCCGGACAGCGCAGTCCTTCCTGAGGCACCGTCAGATCGATGA
- the hemG gene encoding protoporphyrinogen oxidase, producing the protein MKSVRKRIAVIGGGIAGLAAAVRLRDRLPQGADITVYEQGGALGGKLRTGELGGLPVERGAESFLTSGADGGESAAVALARRLGLGDALVHPARQPAALSIGGRLTPIPAGTLVGVPADLSTLDGVALPDADSDADGGKPLLAPGEDVAVGTLVRSRYGAEVVDRLVDPMLGGVYAGRADQLSLRVTMPQLALAAETEHTLRDAVRSAQRASRRVPGQPVFAAVDGGMSRLVAAAAEASGARISLGLPVHSVCRTDKGWDLRIGAAPAPLTDHADAVILAVPATPAARLLGEVAPEAAEAVAALTYASVALVGLALPAGTELPGLSGFLVPPGEGTLVKAATFFTRKWPHLDRPDGPVIVRASLGRAGEEERLQLDDAALLGRAVRELGELAGVALPEPSASWIQRWGGALPQYAPGHADRVSAARADLPPGLALAGAAFDGVGIPVCVASGERAADEVVTFLEEA; encoded by the coding sequence GTGAAGAGCGTGCGGAAGCGGATCGCGGTCATCGGTGGCGGCATCGCCGGCCTGGCGGCTGCCGTGCGGCTGCGGGACAGGCTGCCGCAGGGCGCGGACATCACGGTCTATGAGCAGGGCGGCGCTCTCGGTGGCAAGCTGCGCACCGGCGAGCTGGGCGGCCTGCCGGTCGAGCGCGGCGCCGAGTCGTTCCTGACCAGCGGTGCGGACGGCGGCGAGTCGGCGGCGGTGGCCCTGGCCCGGCGGCTCGGCCTCGGTGACGCGCTGGTGCACCCGGCGAGACAGCCCGCGGCCCTGTCCATCGGCGGCCGGCTCACCCCGATCCCGGCCGGGACGCTGGTGGGTGTGCCCGCCGACCTGTCCACGCTGGACGGGGTGGCGCTGCCCGACGCGGATTCCGATGCCGACGGCGGGAAACCACTGCTGGCGCCCGGTGAGGACGTGGCCGTCGGCACGCTGGTCCGCTCGCGGTACGGCGCCGAGGTCGTCGACCGGCTCGTCGATCCGATGCTCGGTGGCGTCTACGCCGGCCGCGCCGACCAGCTCTCCCTGCGGGTCACGATGCCGCAGCTGGCTCTGGCCGCCGAGACCGAGCACACGCTGCGCGACGCGGTGCGGTCCGCGCAGCGAGCCTCCCGGCGGGTGCCCGGGCAGCCGGTCTTCGCCGCGGTGGACGGCGGGATGAGCCGTCTGGTGGCCGCCGCGGCCGAGGCGAGCGGCGCCCGGATCAGCCTGGGTCTGCCGGTGCACTCGGTCTGCCGTACCGATAAGGGCTGGGATCTTCGGATCGGCGCGGCGCCGGCGCCGCTGACCGACCACGCGGATGCGGTGATCCTGGCCGTTCCCGCGACGCCGGCGGCCCGGCTGCTCGGCGAGGTGGCGCCGGAGGCTGCCGAGGCGGTCGCGGCGCTGACCTATGCGAGCGTGGCGCTGGTGGGCCTGGCGCTGCCGGCCGGGACCGAGCTGCCCGGGCTCTCCGGTTTCCTGGTCCCGCCGGGCGAGGGCACGCTGGTGAAGGCCGCGACGTTCTTCACGCGCAAGTGGCCCCATCTGGACCGCCCGGACGGCCCGGTGATCGTGCGGGCGTCGCTGGGCCGGGCCGGCGAGGAGGAGCGTCTCCAGCTGGACGACGCCGCGCTGCTCGGCCGGGCGGTGCGGGAGCTGGGCGAGCTGGCCGGTGTCGCGCTGCCCGAGCCGTCCGCGTCCTGGATCCAGCGGTGGGGTGGCGCCCTCCCGCAATACGCCCCCGGTCACGCCGACCGGGTCTCGGCGGCCCGGGCCGATCTGCCGCCGGGCCTGGCCCTGGCCGGCGCGGCCTTCGACGGTGTCGGCATTCCGGTGTGCGTGGCCAGTGGTGAGCGCGCCGCAGACGAAGTAGTCACGTTTTTGGAGGAAGCATGA
- a CDS encoding GNAT family N-acetyltransferase, with the protein MDFRIATRADVPAVLDLLADDDITRERGYGTVPEHIDAAIWRAFEAIDADDRNELIVAVDGDEVIGTCQLTFIPGLSRGGGERMLIEAVRIHSARRGEGLGGELIRWTVERARERGCRMAQLTTDKKRTDAHRFYAKLGFTASHEGFKKTL; encoded by the coding sequence ATGGATTTCCGGATCGCCACCCGCGCTGACGTGCCAGCCGTCCTCGACCTGCTGGCCGATGACGACATCACCCGCGAGCGGGGGTACGGCACGGTTCCCGAGCACATCGACGCGGCGATCTGGCGGGCGTTCGAGGCGATCGACGCCGACGACCGCAACGAGCTGATCGTCGCCGTCGACGGCGACGAGGTGATCGGCACCTGCCAGCTGACCTTCATCCCGGGCCTGAGCCGCGGCGGCGGCGAGCGGATGCTCATCGAGGCGGTCCGGATCCACTCCGCCCGGCGCGGCGAGGGCCTGGGCGGCGAGCTGATCCGCTGGACGGTCGAGCGGGCCCGGGAGCGCGGCTGCCGGATGGCGCAGCTGACCACCGACAAGAAGCGCACCGACGCGCACCGCTTCTACGCGAAGCTCGGCTTCACCGCTTCCCACGAGGGATTCAAGAAGACCCTATGA
- a CDS encoding GNAT family N-acetyltransferase translates to MHPEPHDELRVASFRDLDTTTLYSILQLRSDVFVVEQECAYPDLDGRDIEPGTRHIWFERDGEVRAYLRVLSEPGGIERIGRVVTAKHARGAGLAGRLVAEALRVIGNRPSMLHAQAHLAGFYGKFGFKQTGPEFVEDGIPHIPMIRGDWQPAR, encoded by the coding sequence ATGCATCCGGAACCTCACGACGAGCTTCGCGTGGCCTCGTTCCGCGACCTCGACACCACAACTCTTTACTCGATCCTCCAGTTGCGCTCCGACGTCTTCGTCGTCGAACAGGAGTGTGCCTACCCCGATCTGGACGGCCGGGACATCGAGCCGGGCACCCGGCACATCTGGTTCGAGCGGGACGGCGAGGTCCGCGCCTACTTGCGGGTCCTCTCCGAGCCCGGCGGCATCGAACGGATCGGCCGGGTGGTCACCGCCAAGCACGCCCGGGGCGCCGGCCTGGCCGGCAGACTGGTCGCCGAAGCGCTCCGGGTGATCGGGAACCGGCCGAGCATGCTGCACGCGCAAGCACACCTGGCCGGTTTCTACGGCAAGTTCGGCTTCAAGCAGACGGGACCCGAATTCGTGGAGGACGGCATCCCGCACATCCCGATGATCAGGGGAGATTGGCAACCAGCTCGGTGA